The Heyndrickxia acidicola sequence ATATCATCTAGCTTTTTAAAAAATTTACCGATTTTGGCTTGTTCCTCTATTTGAGTTGGCGCATCTATTTTTAGGTTAACAAAATCTTTTTTATTAAGGACTCTATTTCTTCCTGCTCCTCCCGGTGATATTAGCTCCATTTTTTTTCGAAACTTTTCCTGAGATACGGAATAACGAATAAAGTTGATATCCGATTTATCAATAATGTAAGTTGGAAAGCGGTGTGAAACAAGTAATCCATCATCTTTTTTACTTGCTACAGCAATTGCATGTTCCCATGCAAAAGTAATATTGACGAGTAGGTCATTTTCTTTGACAACATATAATTTATCCATTGAGACGGTTTTTGGATCATCTACTTTTTGGTGGAATGTTCCTTTTGCATGTGAACGAACTGAAATTCGCTCATAAGGTCTATCTGGTTTCGGTACTTCTCGAACTACAGGTGTTACTAATTCATTTAACTTACGCTGCTCCCAACCTGTAGTAAATCCTGAAAATCGAATTTCTGGTGTATGTTTATTTTTCACGATTAAACACCTCTAATGCACCTTTAATCCACTCAGCATTTTCATCATCAAATTGAAGTGAAGAAATCATGTCATATAATGTAGATTCTATTTGTGCTTTTTCTTTTCGAATATCTTTGATTGTTGAGCCAATTGAAGCCATATCAATAGGAGCTTCCTCTTCGAAAGTGTCTATATACCGAGGAATGTTTAAATTGAAGTCTTTTTCTTTAATTTCATCAAAGGAAGCGACATGAGCATATTTCTCAACATCTTCTCTCTGCTTATAGATTTCGACAATTTTATCAATATTTTCTTTGGAAAGTTTATTTTGGTTCTTTCCTTTGATAAAATTATTACTTGCATCAATAAATAAAACATCACGAGTGTTACGATTTTTCTTTAATATGATGACTGTTGTCGGAATAGATGTTCCAAAGAATAAGTTTGCAGGCATACCAATTACGGTATCAATACTGCCATCTTCTAATAATTTCTTACGAATGACACCTTCGGCAGCTCCACGGAACAGTACCCCATGCGGTAAGACGATTGCCATTGTTCCTGAATCTTTCAAATGATAGAACCCATGTAAAAGAAAAGCAAAGTCTGCTTTTGATTTTGGCGCTAACTTCCCGTAACGATTGAAACGAGAATCATCTAAGAATGTATCATCTGAAGACCAGTTTGCAGAGTATGGTGGATTCATAAGGACAGAATCAAAGGTATAAGGCTCATCTGTCGGCCAATCTTTATTCAATGTATCCCCATTGCGTAAACGCATATCTTCTTTATCAACACCGTGCAAGATCAAGTTCATCTTCGCTAGATTATAGGTAGTTGTATTTAGTTCTTGTCCATGATATTTTACACTGTCAGGATGGTTAATATAGTTTCTAATATTCAACATCAAAGATCCTGATCCCATGGTTGGATCATATACGCTAAACAATTTTTTATCTTCTTGACCTATTGCAACGATACGAGCCATCAAGTCAGATACCTCATGAGGTGTATAGAATTCCCCAGCTTTCTTGCCTGCTTCTGAAGCAAATTGACTAATTAAGAACTCATAGGCATCCCCAATGACATCACCATCATGTCCTATTACATCAATATCATTTAGTTTCTTTAATACTTCTGTAATGGTAATGTTTCGTTGTTGATCATCTGATCCCAGTTTTTTTGATTTCAAATCCACATCATCAAACAATCCATTAAATTGATTATATTTCGTAGACAAATCAATAAAGGCTTTATTCAAATCATTCAACTGAAACGTGTTTTGTTTCGCTTGATTGGTTATTACATTAAATAAGTAATCTGGTTCAATGTCATATCCTAATGTATCCTTTAACGTTTCTATCAAGTCATTTTTTATGTCTTCATCTGATAATAAATCCCTATACAATTGAGTTTGTTGTTCTTGTGTGTTGTATTCTTCTAACGATTCATCTGCTATTTCAACTACTTTTTCTAATAACTTATCAGATAAGTACTTGTAAAAGATCAATCCTAATAAGTAGTTTTTGTATTCTGATGCATCCATTTTGCTTCGCAAGTTGTCTGCAGCACTAAATAATTTTGAGTTTAATTCAGCCATGTTGCGTTCCTCACTTTTTCTATTGTTGGTCTAATTGTTTCAATACTTCTAAATAAAGCTGCTCTTCAAGTTCTGCTTGTTTCTTTGCCAAAGCCTTGCTCTTTCTCATAAAGAAATAAGCATTTCCAATCGTCCGTTGTTTCTCAATACCGGGTAACTTTATTTCCAACTCTTTTAAAATCGCTGGGGTCAATTTTGGTACTGTACTTCCTTGCATGGAAATTGCCATTTGCTTTTTCATTTTAGATGATTCATTTAACGCATAACATAAAAAGTGTATATCTAGATATTCACTTTATTAATGAGTTTCGCAAAGTTTTGGTTTATAATATTCCCTTAGTTTAAATCACTCATTATTCCAGCTTTAGAACAAACAAACCTGAAAACAACATCTCCAGCACTTCACAAATAGCAGGCTTTATGATTTGGATTATCACTATAAGAAATAAATTATGAGTCTAGAAATGAGCCATCTAAATCATTCTTTAAATTGTCGTATGAATAAGCAACTAAAGTCAGATCGTTTTTCTCTTTTCCTTTAGAAGGTTCATTCCTATTTTAACCATTTCAACATCTTCTTGTTTCATACCATTCTCTTCTACAAAGTATTTTAAAAAAATTACTATATTCCACTGAAAATCATATCACTCTGAAAAAACTCTGGAAACAATTTATATGCAGTTTTTAAGAATTACACACAAATTATAAGATTAATATTCAGTCTCCTCAATTCTAATAAGTTGAGAGATGATTAACTTATGTAAAGGGGAGTTTTGTTTCCAAAACTGTTCTTCCTGTTCACATATTATTTAGGAGTTTCAGTTTGGGTCCTGTTTAATAAAGTTTTGTATTTGACAAGGTTATAGTGTGTAGATTCTGTTAAGTTTTTACAGAAGAAAAACCAATTTTTGAACGGAATGGACTCCTAATTCATTATAAATTTTTACTGGCTGACATAACACTTTTGGAACTTGTCTAGTTGAAAAATCAATATTATTAATCCTAAGTGCCTCTGTTCTAGCAGACGATACGATCTTTCATCCTTAATTGTAACTCTAGCATTTACTAAATATAAACCTTTGTTTAAGTCATGATAAACCTCGTTTTCATAATACCTTACTTTATCACAGATACTCCATGTAACCATCCAATGTCCTTGATCTATCCATCGTAGTAATTCAAAAAATATTTAGGCGTGGTATTTTCCAAAGTACTATTCCCTTTAGTCATAAAATCAATATGATCAGTAAGTCGTTTGTTAATAGCTCCACTACCTACATAAACCGGAAATTCTTCTCCCACTACCCTGTACCGAGTTAATCAACTTCTTTATATTTTACTTTCATAATTTTAACGATAGGGGATTGCTGACCTCACAACCTCTGTATCATTGTAGCCGTTAGTTTTTAAATAGTATCTAATGCTTTCTTCGGTAAATTCACTTGTATCCGAAGGACCGATGACAACCCTTTTTATAGGCAATTTTGTTGAATCATCAAATGGAAGTGTAATATAGGGTACAATTATATTATTTCTAACTCTGAACTTTAAAGGATACTTTATATCCTTTATATCAATTTCATTAAAATTGGTCGCCACAATTCTCCATTCTTCTTCTTCAGAAAAAGAGGAGTTTTTCAGTACAGGAATAAAATACTTTAACGATTCTGATAATTGCTTTATTTGAGAATCTGAATCTATATTATTCAAAAAAGGAATACTATCTTTAATCAATTCTTTAAGTCGAAAAATTTGATTTTCCTGGTCATATATTACTGGTCGTGGTGTCAAAATACTATTAATAGGATTTGATGTATCAAACACTTGATTGTGCCCGAAATCAAATCCAATTGAAATCCCGTACTGACCTCTACTATATCCGCGCCATTGACTTAATAAGTCACTGTTCTGGCAGAAAGAAACAACAAAAACCTCATCATCATCATTAGTTAAATATTCTTTAAGAGTATTTAGATTATCCCTCCCAGCTAATGTAACTCCAACAGTTGAGTCCTTAATGAATTCTTCAATAATCTTTTCACATAACTTTATACCATGACGATATTCCATCGAATCATTCATGTAAGCAATATGAGTTGCCCAAAAGCCAGGATTTTGTGAGCTTACAATTCCTAAAAAACCTTCTAGATTGGTATAGTGATACAAATAATTATTTTTTAACCAATTATTATTGGAGAGGGATTCCAACACATTGGAAGATAAAGTGATAAGTCTAGGTGTTTCTATAATTTTTTTTATTATGTCGAATACTATGTCTGTCAATATCATTTTGTATAAACTCCCATCTTAGTTACCATAACGTAAAAATCTTTCCAGCATTTCAGCACGATAAGCAGTTTTTATGAAACTCTATTGAATATCTCTTGGGATAAAACATTCGAATGTGCTATTCTAGCTTACTTATGCAATTTGTTGAACTTGTTTTGTTTAATATCCTTTGCAAGCAGTAACCTTCCAGTACTCAAACAACTCGGTTATTTTTTCTTCCTTTTCGAATATTTTAGCACACTATTTCCTTTTACCTAAAAAAAATCCCCTCATAAACTGCCCCGTTTAAGAAGATAAATAAAATATGAATTTTATCATGTATAAAGTCCACATTGCATTAGGCTACCTAATGTCTAAATTTTTTAATTTAGTGTTCTTTTTTCAATTTTTCTCTACTGTAGGAAAAAGCCACAGATAAAAATTGCATAATGATAATACGCCAAAAAATGACGATTGGTACCGCATTATTTCTATTCCATCTCCCCATAACCCACCTACTAAATTGAATATTAATATCCAACGAACCAACGGTCATATTATTCATTAAGATAATTGTAAAACCATTGTCTGCTTTCATTCGCATATGTATTTTCACCATGTCTGAATGTGATATGCCTAATAACATTTCTAAGTGCCTGCCGTAAATATGCGCGAAAGTTCTTTACATGCTTCCTATTCTGGATTTCTTTCACTATCCTAAGGAACACCTTTTTATTTATGCCTCGTTTGCTAAAAGAAAGATATTCTTCATGAATGATTTTTTCTTGCTTGTTCAACCTCTTGTTTAACAATATTTTGTATTAAATCTTTATTAGTATTTTTACTCAAAACATGACTTTTAGTAGTTAGATTAGAAGTTTCTTTAGCTACTTCAAAGCGTTTGTTGTCAATGTTGATTTCTTCCGGTTGATAACCGTTTGACAAGTCGTTTGACACTTCTTGTGGAATGAATGTAAATACAAGTGCTGCAAACCTTTCTTCGAGGTTACTGTTCTGCTCAATCTTAATTAAATCTGCACATTTATCTTTAATTTCCTTCAGATTTCTGCTAATGGTTGAAGGTGTTACTTTACATTTTGTGGCTAAGGTAGAATTTTTCTGACTCACCATTAACGAGCTTTTTGCGTATGCTTAACGAGAAATCTCTTGAATGATTATGTATAAGGTAGACCCAGTACGCACGTTTAAACGCTCGAGTATGCTTTTCTGCAATTGATTTATTTCTGATTTGATATTCATAATAAAATCAATCTCCTTCTACTAATTGAAGGCGCTGGATGCTATGATAGACAGTACAAGGCCTTAATGGTTTTGTAGGGCTACGTCACTTTCAAACTTTGGTCAGGGAGAAAGTGGCGTTTGTTTTTATAGCATAACAGAACAAACGTTCTCTAAACTGTTATTTTAAAAAATCTTATTTAATGGAGAATATTTCTAATGACTGTCGACAATATCTGTAGCAAATAAATTAACATACCTTTTTGTGATTTCCATTGATGTATGCCCTAAATTTGATTGTAGATGAAATGCTGAGCTACCTTTTGTAAAAACAAGCGTGCATGAGTATGTCTAAGTGTATGACAGCTCACACGAACTCCTTTCAATTCCTGGAATCTCTGCATAATGTGCTAATCGGCTTTGTATGCTTCTACGTTGCAGGGCTTGTCCATCTTGATTTATAAATAATTTGTCTGTATCGGCTCTTCCTCGTATTTTTAAATATATCTCCAATTGTTCTTTCATCTTTTGGCTAATTAGAACCATTCTTTCAAAATATGTTTTTTGTTTGCCGAATCAAAATGGAATGTTCCTTTATGTCAGATACTTCAATGCCAACGAATTCATTCAGCCTTATGCCAGTTCTACGAACAGCATTATTATAGTAAAGTCCCTCAAGCCAACAAAAGTTTTTTTATCACATAGTTGAAATAAATGTTGCAGCTGCTCCTCTGATTATGAATTAATTGCTTGTCTACGTTTTTTCAACAGCTTTATGTTCGCTATGGGTTTTTTTGATGTGCTTGTTATTGTATAAAAAGTTTAAAAAACTCCGTATGGCACGCAATCTGTTGTTAATGGTGGTTACTTTCTATCCCTGTTCTGCATGTCCAATATTATGTTTTTAATGTCTTTCTCTGTTTTATCTAATATAGTGGTTTGTAATGCTTGAAATTGCTCTCGATAATATATAATCGTATGAGGGCGTTAATTGCGGAGCTTACAATCTTCAATGAACAAATTGAAAGCTTCTTCATCGGTGGTTACATATGAGGTTTTTGTGGCTATCCGTAATTCTTCTTCGGTTAATAAATTTCTTCTCTTGCTCATTTCACACTACCTCCGCACATTACTAGATGAAATTCTGTAGTTTGTGAAGATAAATAAAAAAGCTCCACGCATTTAGCGTGAAGCTTGATTTGACAGCTTTGGCATACTGACATTGATACCGGTGGTCGTCGAACCGACACTATCGAAGAAACACGATTTTGAGTTGTGCTTTAAGATCAAAACCAGTAAATCCAGGGTACTATGATATTTTACATATATTTCTTAAAATAGTGTTATAAGACCTATCATATTATGTGCATTTAATAGTTTAATGAGATTTTTAAATTACAGTACTTCACAAATAAATAAAAGGGAAATTTCAGGAACAAAAAGGAAAATAATTCTTTCATGACGAAATACTGATAATATTAAAGGAGGGGTAAAAGTGAAATGTTTAAGATGTGGGGTTGCATTTGATCCTTCGGACATATTAGTTAATGAAGAAAGTGATGAGATTTTATGTGACCGGTGTGCTATACAAGGAGAAGCTTTTATGATAAGTCATGAGGGTAAGGACTTCTTTATACAAGCTTCTGATTTTATTGAAGCGATTCAAAAATGGAAATTATATGTTGAAAGAAAACAATTGATTATGACAAATCGGTTTTCACCAGATTCTTTTGAGCTTAAAAGGATTACAGAAGTAATATTAAATTGATATAGATTTTAATAATTATAAGGGAATAGGATTTAGACTGAATATAGATTGCCTAAATCCTATTTTTATAGCAGAGAATAAATTATTAACTGCCTCTAAAATGTCTGTCTATTCCATCAGAACCCAAATAACTTCGCAATCCTCTGGACCGTCATATAGACTATGTGCTCCTGACCGTCAGGGATAAAGTTCTCCTCGCTGCTTGAAGCATGATAGGATTTTTCCTGTTAGTCTTAGTTAAAACTTAACCTCTTACTACGATGGAATACTCGTACTCCTGATGGTTAGATACGCCTGATAGGGGAACTTTTTTACCAGGAGGATTAACCACGATCCCCATTTTAAGATTTCCAGAAAGCATTTCTTGAGTAAAAATATTTTTTTACGGAACGGCTGCATTTTCATCTGCTTGCAACACTTCAATTCGAATCACTTCCATATTATTTACCCTTCTGCTCTAGAGCTTGTAAATCCTTTTAAGGCAAAAGTGTCGGCATTAACAAGTACACCAAATTCGTCATTTGCACTCTATACAGAAATGCAGCCGTTATTCACATCTTGTGCTATCTTTCTGCAGAACGTTTCAATGAATCCCCCAAGGCTACTCTATTCTGCAGTCACAAGTCTTACTACATCTCCTGAGTTTAATGGGTAGCGCAGACCGTCTTCTTCATTTTAGGTGTTAAGGGGTCTCAACAAGCCCTCCATATATTCTTTACCACTGTACAATTGTCCATTGATGGCTCTAAACATCAAATGGGATTCATTAAGCTCTGTTGGAGAGGATAAGCCTGCAGCCCCCGCTAGGTTGAAAAGGCCTTCCCTTGTCGAGATCACGTAATTACAGACACGATACATTTTTTCTTCTACTACTAAAGCTTTTTCGCGATTCGGATCTGTTGTTGCGACGCCAACCGGGCATGTATTGGAATGGCAGGTTTGTGCCATAATACACCCCACTGAGATCATAAAGGCTCGGGCTGTATTGATTAAGTCAGCACCTAAGCATAGGGCGTAGACCATCTTATCTGGCGTAATTAATTTACCTGAAGCAATGAGCTTCACACGATCTCGTATCTGATATTTCTTCAACAGCTCATGGACAATAGGCAGGGCCGTATAAAGGGGTAATCCAGGGCCATCTGCCAGCTCTTGATACGTTGCCCCTGTTCCCCCCTCACCACCATCGACTGTAATGAAGTCAGGGATCTTTCCAGCTTCAGCCATCACCTTAACCATTGCTTCTACTTCCTCACGATTTCCCACGACCATTTTGATTCCAACTGGCTTGCCGCCCACCTCCCGCATTTGTTCGACGAAATCGAATAAACCTTTCGCATCATGAAATTGGCGGAATCGGTTCGGACTATCAATGGTCGTCCATGGCTTCACATTGCGAATTTCTGCAATCTCTGGAGTTACTTTTTCGGCCTCGACATGGCCGCCACGAATTTTAGCTCCTTGGGCAAGCTTTAATTCAAAAGCTTTTATCTGCTTCATTTCACTTTTCTGTTTGAATTGCTCCCACGAAAAATCTCCCTCTGCTGTACGATAACCAAATAAACCCGGGCCGATTTGTGCAATGATATCAACATTTCCAGCTTGATGATGCTTAGAAAGCCCCCCTTCACCGGTATTCATCCATGTACCTCCGGCCAGCCCCAGCCCTTTGGATAACGCCGTAATGGCATTTTTCCCTAAAGCGCCGTAGCTCATGGCCGATTGCCCCACTAATCCTTTTACATAAAAAGGACTCCTGCACGTCTCTTTTCCGATTACGATTTGATCCTGATCGGATAAATAGAAAGGGTCAACCACAGCCTGTTCAGAATGCTCCTTCCGGCTCAATAGTTTTTCGTTATCAATTTTATATAGCTGCGTTTCAATTTTTGAGCTTTGATCTATTCTCAATTCCTCTCTTTGTTTCGGAAACATCGCATTTTTAATATAAAATCCGGTATCTTCAAAATTACGTTCAGAGCCAAAAGCAGTGATTCTTTGTTTATATTTACCAGACTTCACAACCCCCTCATACTGATTTCTTGAAAAGGGCTTTCCTTCTTCATTGTTAAGAAATAAATATTGCCTTAACTCCGGCCCGATTTTCTCTACAATGTATCGAATTCGGCCCAGTACAGGGTAATTTCTTAATACTGCATGCTCTTTTTGACGGGCATCATGAAAAGAAATCCACATATAAAATCCAAGTGGAACAAGAAATAACGCGAGCATTAAGAAAAAGATCGCGATAATTAACATTTGCATCCAACTCATGTCGTCACCTTCTAAAATAATTAGTCTGGTTTCGGTATGGCCTAAGCCATGAAGAAATTTACTATTCTTAACTGAAGATTATATGTTTGGAGTACTCCGCTTTTAGATCGTTCTTACCTCTATCCATTATTCAAAATATTATGGGCTGACACACTTTATGCCACATGATGGTCAGTCCAGTTTAATAGACAAGTCTTCTTTTTTATGAGGAATCGTTTGTGAACAAAAAAAAGGCTGCAACAGCAGCCTAATCGTTTAATAGAAATATTTTAGAATGAAACGAACACCTATAAGGACTTTTTCATGCCTGGTTCGTCCAGTCTGTTGTTGAGGTAATTTCATTTTACGGTACACGGGATGAGTGTGTGCAAATAAAGCATGCTGATTCTCCTTTTTCGTATAACTTTAAGTATTTTTTTAAGCTATAACGAAATTAATATCCCATGGCGATATGTCTTACTATTTATCTAATAAAATGCGTTCATTAAATTTTTTGCACCCTTTATGCAAACTATAAGATTCTTTAGCAGAATTTTTTATTTTCCATCGACAATATCCTTAAAGATTTGATAAGACCGCTTTTGCTTATCCGCATCATAAATATAGGAAACAGCCATGATTTCATCCACATTATACTTCTCTTGAAAGCTTGTTAGCTGTTTTTTAACCGTATCTTTGCTTCCAGTAAACGACATGCTGGTCATGGAGGCAGCAACTTCTCGCTCGTAAGGACTCCATAAAGGATCCATACTGTCCACTGGCGGCTGCATAGGGGTTTGTGAACCACGGACCACATTTAGGAAAAATTGCTGCATGGTTGTGGATTCTCTTTTCGCTTCATCATCTGTTTCCGCTGCAATCACATTTAAGCATACCATCATATACGGCTGATTCAGGTATTCAGATGGCTGGAAGCGATCTCGGTAAATGGAGATGGCTTCTTCCATATGTCTTGGTGCAAAATGAGAGGCAAACACATATGGGAGCCCTAATTTTGCGGCTAAATAAGCTGAGTCTGTCGATGAGCCTAAAATATAGATCGGTACATTTGTTCCAACACCTGGATGGGCTTTGACATAGCCTTGATGTTCCTCTGGTCCAAAATAGGTAAGCAAGGCTTGGACGTCCTGAGGAAAGGTGTAGACAGAATCATTTTGTGAACGTCTTAATGCATTTGCTGTTTTCATATCGGTTCCGGGTGCTCTGCCAAGGCCTAAGTCCAAACGGTTTGGATATATGGTGGCCATGGTTCCAAATTGCTCAGCAACGACTAATGCCGAATGATTCGGCAGCATGACACCGCCGGATCCTACACGGATGGTTTTCGTGTGCTCCAATGTATGCTTGATGAGGATGGAAGTAGCGGAACTGACAAGTGTAGGGGTGTTATGATGCTCTGCAATCCAATACCGTTTAAATCCCATTTCCTCTGTTGCTTGTGCTAAATCAACCATTGAATCAATGGCGTCTTTGGGTGTCTGTCCTTGACGGATGGGCGCAAGATTTAACACAGACACAGGTATCTGTATAGTACTCATTTCAATTGGTTCCTTTCTTCATTAAAATCTATTACTATCGTATCAATTATCCAATCAGAAACAAACTAAACTGGCTTGAGGTGAAGGAATTTATTTTTATAAATAAGGATGACCTTTAACAAGTGATAAGGCACTCTATTTTCTGTTTAGTCAAAATCATCACGAACAATTTGAGCAACTATGTGAAAATACATTCAGTGAAAATCTGCGACTGGCTCCAAAAGTTCCTCTTGTAAAATGAACATTTCCTTACAGCAGTAAATAATATCAATTCACTAAAGAATGCCACATTGGAAATTGCCCATTTCTAGAATAGCTTAGCAGCTATAATTGGTATTTTACTTATATTGAAAATTTGGAACATAGTGTTTCAGGAATACATATAGGCTGTTTGTTCGTATACATACTGTTTCTTCACACTCTTTTTCAGTCGATTGCAATAAAAACCCTGCCATAGGCAGAGTTTCTCTAAAAATAGATTCAAGTTAATGCCGATCTTTTTTCAATGAGATATAACTTAGAATACTATAGCTGATAACAAGCACTAAAATGGCGCCTGCGAACATAAATGTATTAAGCGCGTCCACGTGGTGGACAATGATTAAGCGAATC is a genomic window containing:
- a CDS encoding type I restriction-modification system subunit M, giving the protein MAELNSKLFSAADNLRSKMDASEYKNYLLGLIFYKYLSDKLLEKVVEIADESLEEYNTQEQQTQLYRDLLSDEDIKNDLIETLKDTLGYDIEPDYLFNVITNQAKQNTFQLNDLNKAFIDLSTKYNQFNGLFDDVDLKSKKLGSDDQQRNITITEVLKKLNDIDVIGHDGDVIGDAYEFLISQFASEAGKKAGEFYTPHEVSDLMARIVAIGQEDKKLFSVYDPTMGSGSLMLNIRNYINHPDSVKYHGQELNTTTYNLAKMNLILHGVDKEDMRLRNGDTLNKDWPTDEPYTFDSVLMNPPYSANWSSDDTFLDDSRFNRYGKLAPKSKADFAFLLHGFYHLKDSGTMAIVLPHGVLFRGAAEGVIRKKLLEDGSIDTVIGMPANLFFGTSIPTTVIILKKNRNTRDVLFIDASNNFIKGKNQNKLSKENIDKIVEIYKQREDVEKYAHVASFDEIKEKDFNLNIPRYIDTFEEEAPIDMASIGSTIKDIRKEKAQIESTLYDMISSLQFDDENAEWIKGALEVFNREK
- a CDS encoding DUF2971 domain-containing protein, translated to MILTDIVFDIIKKIIETPRLITLSSNVLESLSNNNWLKNNYLYHYTNLEGFLGIVSSQNPGFWATHIAYMNDSMEYRHGIKLCEKIIEEFIKDSTVGVTLAGRDNLNTLKEYLTNDDDEVFVVSFCQNSDLLSQWRGYSRGQYGISIGFDFGHNQVFDTSNPINSILTPRPVIYDQENQIFRLKELIKDSIPFLNNIDSDSQIKQLSESLKYFIPVLKNSSFSEEEEWRIVATNFNEIDIKDIKYPLKFRVRNNIIVPYITLPFDDSTKLPIKRVVIGPSDTSEFTEESIRYYLKTNGYNDTEVVRSAIPYR
- a CDS encoding FMN-binding glutamate synthase family protein, encoding MSWMQMLIIAIFFLMLALFLVPLGFYMWISFHDARQKEHAVLRNYPVLGRIRYIVEKIGPELRQYLFLNNEEGKPFSRNQYEGVVKSGKYKQRITAFGSERNFEDTGFYIKNAMFPKQREELRIDQSSKIETQLYKIDNEKLLSRKEHSEQAVVDPFYLSDQDQIVIGKETCRSPFYVKGLVGQSAMSYGALGKNAITALSKGLGLAGGTWMNTGEGGLSKHHQAGNVDIIAQIGPGLFGYRTAEGDFSWEQFKQKSEMKQIKAFELKLAQGAKIRGGHVEAEKVTPEIAEIRNVKPWTTIDSPNRFRQFHDAKGLFDFVEQMREVGGKPVGIKMVVGNREEVEAMVKVMAEAGKIPDFITVDGGEGGTGATYQELADGPGLPLYTALPIVHELLKKYQIRDRVKLIASGKLITPDKMVYALCLGADLINTARAFMISVGCIMAQTCHSNTCPVGVATTDPNREKALVVEEKMYRVCNYVISTREGLFNLAGAAGLSSPTELNESHLMFRAINGQLYSGKEYMEGLLRPLNT
- a CDS encoding LLM class flavin-dependent oxidoreductase, whose translation is MSTIQIPVSVLNLAPIRQGQTPKDAIDSMVDLAQATEEMGFKRYWIAEHHNTPTLVSSATSILIKHTLEHTKTIRVGSGGVMLPNHSALVVAEQFGTMATIYPNRLDLGLGRAPGTDMKTANALRRSQNDSVYTFPQDVQALLTYFGPEEHQGYVKAHPGVGTNVPIYILGSSTDSAYLAAKLGLPYVFASHFAPRHMEEAISIYRDRFQPSEYLNQPYMMVCLNVIAAETDDEAKRESTTMQQFFLNVVRGSQTPMQPPVDSMDPLWSPYEREVAASMTSMSFTGSKDTVKKQLTSFQEKYNVDEIMAVSYIYDADKQKRSYQIFKDIVDGK